Proteins from a single region of Kwoniella dendrophila CBS 6074 chromosome 4, complete sequence:
- a CDS encoding 40S ribosomal protein, which translates to MHSSGKGMSASALPYRRSQPAWSKATPEEVSDQIFKLARRGLSPSQIGVILRDSHGIPQVKNVTGNKILRILKTNGLAPSIPEDMYHLIKKAVAVRKHLERNRGDKDGKFRMILIESRIHRLARYYIKTQQLPATFKYEAATASTLVA; encoded by the exons ATGCATTCATCAGGAAAGGGTATGTCAGCTTCTGCTCTCCCTTACAGAAGATCTCAACCAGCATGGTCAAAAGCTACTCCAGAAGAAGTTTCAGACCAAATCTTCAAACTTGCTAGAAGAGGTTTATCACCATCTCAAATCGGTGTAATCTTAAGAGATTCTCACGGTATCCCTCAAGTTAAAAACGTTACTGGTAACAAAATTTTAAGAATCCTTAAAACCAATG GTCTTGCCCCATCCATCCCAGAAGACATGTACCACCTTATCAAAAAAGCTGTTGCCGTCCGAAAGCACCTTGAAAGAAACAGAGGTGacaaagatggtaaatt CCGAATGATTCTTATCGAATCAAGAATCCACAGACTTGCCCGATACTACATCAAAACCCAACAACTCCCAGCTACCTTCAAATACGAAGCCGCTACCGCTTCTACCCTTGTCGCTTAA